The sequence AAACCGACCACACCATCCGACGCGAACACGGCGGACTGACCGTGCGGGCCAACCTCGGTGACTTCTGCACCCACCACCACCAACTCAAGGACGCACCCGGCTGGAAGGTCTACCAGGACCCCGACGGGAACTTCACCTTCACCACCCCCAGCAGACGGGTCTATCGAACCCGACCACCCGGCACCGACGGCGAGGTCAAACCCGTCGAGACCATTGAGATCCCCACACCATCCTCACGCCGGAAAGCCCCACCACCGAACGACGACGACCCCCCGCCGTTCTGAGAGCGAGGTCAGAGGCCGATGGCGTTGGCGAGCGTGCTGTTGAGGTGCTCGCCGGCGTCACCGTGCAGGCGGAAGAACCGCGCGGCCGCGTAGGCCCGTGCGATCGGGTACTCCCACATGTAGCCGTAGCCGCCGTGTAGTTGCACGCCCGCGTCTACGGCGAGCGCCAATACATCCGCGGCACAACACTTCGCCGCGGCTGCCTCCGCCGGCCGCAGTGAGGCGCCCTCGGCCAGGCAATTATCGACGAAGGCGCCCACGGCGGTCACCTGCGCACCCACACCGGCCAACACGTGCTGGGTGTTCTCGAACTCCGCGATGGGTCGCCCGAATGCCTTGCGCTGCTTGACGTATTCGACCGTCATGGCCAGCGCTGTTCGTGCGCCGGCCATGGCCGCGACGGCCAGCAACAGGTGATGCCCGGCCCGGCCCGCCGCCAGGTCCGCGTCGATGAGATCGCCCGGGGTCGCGTCGAAGCGCAGGTCGGCGACGTCGGCGGCGTCCAGCCCGAGCAGGGCGTCGGCGGGGGAGCGGTGCACACCCGCGGCAGCAGGATCCACCGCGAACACCATGTCTGATGCACCATCAGTCGCGACCACCAAGAGCAACCCCGCGCTGTTCCCGTTGATGACCGAGTCCGCGGCACCGGTGAGCACCCAGCGGTCGTCCGACTGCTCGGCGCGCATCGAGCCCGCATCGACCACGGCGAGCAGACCCGACACGGCCCGCCCGGTCAGCGGTGCGAAGCTTTCGTGCCCGGCCAGCATCAGCGCCACCGCGGGCAACCCGGCGGCCATGGCCTCCTCGAGCACCACGGCGGCGAAACGCGGGTCTTCCGCGCTGAGGCCGAGGAAGCCGTACTTGTGCACCGCGGTCCAGAACTCCGGGTCGATGCCCGCGCCGTCCCACCGCTGCCGGTGCGGCACGGCCTGCTCGGCCAGGAACCGGCGCACCGAGTCCCGCAGGGCCTCGTGGTCGGCGTCATACACCGTGCGGACAATCACCGCCCGGTCCACTTCGGTTCCCGCTTCTCCGCGAACGCCACCGCGCCCTCGCGAGCGTCGGCGGATTCGCGGATTCGCTGCATCAACGGCCGTTGCCGCTCGAACGCCTCGTCCAGGGATGCGCCCTGCACCAGGTTCACCACCTGCTTGGACGTGCGCACCGCCAGCGGTGCGTTCGCGGCGATGGTGGTGGCCAGCGCCCTCGCGGCAGCGAGCGCGCCACCCGGCAGGGTCAGCTCCACGACCAGGCCGAGTTCGAAGGCGCGTTGGGCAGAGATCGGCTCTCCGGTGAGGATCATGCGCATCGCGTGCATGTAAGGGATGCGCTGCGGCAACCGGACGGCACCACCCGCCGCGGCGGCCAGCCCACGTTTCACCTCGGGCAGGCCAAACGATGCGTTGTCCGCCGCCACGATGAGGTCACAGGCCAGCGCGATCTCGAAGCCACCGGCCAACGCCGCGCCCTCGACCGCGGCGATCAACGGCTTGGCCGGCGGCTGCTCCACGATGCCGAATGCGCCGCGTCCCGGCACGATCGGCCGCGGCCCACCGGCCGCGATCACCTTCAGATCCATACCCGCGGAGAACACCGGGCCGTTGCCCGTGATCACCCCGACCACCAGGTCGTCGCGCTCGTCGAGTTCGCTCAGCGCGGCGCTCAACGCTTCCGCCGTGGGCAGGTCGATGGCGTTGCGGCGTTCCGGTCGGTTCAGCGTGAGAACCGCGACGCCGTCGAAGGTTTCGAACAGCACGAGATCGCTCATCGGGGCGCCATGCGGATCGCGCCGTCCAGCCGGATCGTCTCGCCGTTGAGCATCGGGTTGTCGATGATGGCCAGCGCCAACTTCGCGTACTCATCCGGTGTGCCCAGCCGGCTGGGGTGCGGCACCGACTTGCCCAGGGACTCCTTCACCGGCTCCGGGAGGCGGGCGAGCAGGGGCGTGTCGAACAGGCCGGGCGCGATGGTGCACACCCGGATCTGTTTCGACGCCAGGTCGCGCGCGGCCACGATGGTCATGCCGACGATGCCCGCCTTGGATGAGGCGTACGGGATCTGGCCGATCTGGCCCTCGTACGCGGCCACCGACGCAGTCAGAATGACAATCCCGCGCTCGCCGTCGACGGACTCGGTGCGCGCCATCCGCGCGGCGGCCAGGCGCAGTACGTTGAAGCTGCCGATGAGGTTCACCGTGACGGTGTCGGTGTATTTCTCCAGCGAGCCCGGGCTGCCGTCCTTTTCCACCACCCGCACCGGTCCGCCCTTGCCCGCGCAGTGCACGACGGCGCGTAGCGTGCCGGCCGCCTCGGCCGCGTCCATCGCCGCCTCGACCTGCGCGGTGTCGGTGACATCGGCGGCGACGAAGGTGCCGCCGAGCTCGGCGGCCACCTCCGCCCCGGCCGAGGTGGGCAGGTCGAGAATGGTGACCTTCGCGCCGGCCTTGGCCAGCGCGCGGGCGCTGGCCAGGCCGAGGCCCGAGGCGCCGCCGGTAACCAGGGCGGAGTTGCCTGCGATATCCATGTGCTCAGAGCCTTTCGATGATGGTGGCGTTGGCCATGCCGCCGGCCTCGCACATGGTCTGCAGGCCGTACCGGCCGCCGGTGGCCTCGAGGTGGTTGAGCATGGTGGCCATCAGCCGCGCACCGGAGGCACCGAGCGGGTGACCCAACGCGATCGCGCCGCCGCGCGGGTTGAGCTTCGCGGGGTCGGCGTCGAAGTGGGAGGCCCAGGCCAGCGGCACCGACGCGAACGCCTCGTTGACCTCGTAGTGGTCGATCTGATCGATGCTCAGACCGGAGCGCTTCAGCGCCTTCTCGGTGGCCGGGATGGGCCCGGACAGCATGGTGATCGGGTCGTCGGAGGCGACCGCGAACGCGTGGAACCGGGCCCGCGGGCGCAGGCCCAGGGCGGCAGCGCGTTCCGCGCTCATGATGAGCATGGCGGTCGCGCCGTCGGTGATCTGCGAGGAGTTGCCCGCGGTGATCGACCAGTTGATCTGCGGGAACCGCGCGCTCATGTCGGGGTTCTCGAACGCGGGCCTCAATCCGGCCAGGCCCTCCGCGGTGGTCTGCGGACGGATGGACTCGTCGGCCGCGAAGACGCCGTCGGGCGTGGTGATCGGCACGATCTCGTTGGTGAACCCACCAGAGGCGGCGGTGGCCGCCGCTCGCTGGTGTGAGCGCGCTGCATACGCGTCGAGGGTCTCGCGGTCCAATTTCCAGCGCGCCGCGACGATCTCGGCGGAAATTCCCTGCGGCACCATGCCCGGCGCGTAGCGGGCGGTGGCGGACGGACCGTACACGTCGGCGCCCTGCCGGGCGGAGCCCATCGGGATGCGGCTCATGGATTCCACGCCGCCCGCGATCACCACGTCATAGACGCCGGCGATGACGCCCGCCGCGCTGAAGTCGGCGGCCTGCTGGCTGGACCCGCAGCGTCGGTCCACGGTGGCCGAGGGCACGTGCTCGGGTAGACCCGCGCCGAGCCAGGCCCAGCGTCCTATGCACCCGGCCTGCTCGGAGACCTGGCTGACACAGCCGATGAGCACGTCCTCCACCTCGGCCGGGTTCAGCGCCGGGTTGCGATCGATGAGCCCGCGCAGAGTCTGGGCGAGCAACTCCACCGCGTGCACGCCGGACATCGCCCCGCCGGGCTTGCCGTCCCCGGGCGCCTTGCCCTTCGCCATCGGCGATCGGACGGCGTCGACAATGACCGCGTCGCGCATGGTGCTCCTCACAGTCCCAGTCCCTGACTGACGATGACCTTCATGATTTCGCTGGACCCGCCGTAGATTCGGCTGACCCGGGCGTCGGCGTAGGCCCGGCCCAATCGCGACGAGCGCTGCACACCCTTGGGGCCCAACAACTGCACACAGCGGTCGACAATTCGGCCCTGCAACTCGGTGCAGAACAACTTCACCATCGCGGCGTCGGCGGGGCTGAGCTCGCCGACCTCGTGCGCGGCGAGCGCTTGGTCGACAATCGCCTGCCCGGCTGCCACATCGGTGGCACACGCGGCCAACTCGAATTTCACGTGCTGCCCGGGCCGCGGCCCCGCACCCACCAACTCCACCGCAGCCGCCAATGCCGCGACCGCGGCGGCCTGCGAATTGACCCCGATGGACAACCGCTCCTGCGCCAGATTCGCGGTGAGGTAGGCGAAGCCGCGATTCTCCTCGCCGAGCAGGTTGGCCACCGGGACCTCGACGTCGTCGAAGAACAACTCGGCGAGGTCCTGGGCCTGCTGCCCGATCTTGTGCAGCTTGGACCCGTGGGAGAAGCCGGGCATGCCCTCCTCGATCACCAGCAGGCTGATGCCGTCCCGGCCCGCGTCCCGGTCGGTTCTCACCGCGACCAGCACCAGATCGGCGTGCGTACCGTTGGAGATGAACGTCTTGGCGCCGTTGACGATGTAGCGATCGCCCTCCCGGCGGGCCGAGGTGACCATGCCCTTGAGGTCCGAGCCGGTGGCCGGTTCGGACATGGCGATCGCGGCCACCGCGTCCCCGGCGGTCAACCGCGTCACCCAGCGCTGCTTCTGCTCTGCGGTGCCGTAGCACAGGTAGTACGGCATGCAGATGTCCACCAGCACCCGCACGCCGCCCAGCGCCAGGCCGAGCGCCTGCGCCTCCTCGGCGAACACGGCGCTGTGCAGGTAGGTGGTGCCCGGTGTGCCGCCGTACTCGGTCGGCACGCCGATGCCGAGGATGCCGACCGCCGCCGCGCGCGGCCAGAAGTTGCGCGGCGGTGCCCCGGCCTGTTCCCAGTCCGCGTACTCCGGGACGACCTCATCGGTCAGGAAGGCCCGGACCTCCTTGCGGAAAGCCTCGTGCCGCTCGTCCAGAACCGTCCGCCGCATTTACCCGGACAGGCCCTGCATGAAGGTCCGGATGGCAGCGCACACCTCGAGCGGGTGGGTCAGCGCGGCGGCGTGCGGGCCGCCCACGATGACGGTCACACCGAGGGAGTAGGGCACCATGTACCCGGTCGCCCGGGCGATGTCGACGGAGAACGCCGCGTCTTCGCTGCCGTGCACCACGGCCACCGGACAGGCGAACTTTTTGACCTGGTCGCTGATGTCGTCGCGGTTGAGGATGGTCTGCCACACCTGGGCCCAGGCCGACGGCGGCTTGGACTGCCACCGCTGGATGTAGTACGAGCCGTCGTAGTCCGAGCCGGCGAACTGAATGCCCAGCACCGCGTTCGCGATGTCGCCGACCGGGCCCGCGGTCACCCAGGCCTCCCCGAGCTGGGCGTAGCCCGCCTGCTCCTCCTCGGTGAGCAGGCTGACCGAGGTGCCCTGCAGCACCAGGCCGCGGACCTTCTCCGGCGTGCTCAGCGCAGCGCGCTGGCTCAGCCAGCCACCCTGCGACATGCCCACGAACACCGCCTCGTCGGCACCAACGACGTCGAGCAGGCCCAGCGCGTCGTTGGCGGCGTCCCAGTAGTCGAACGGGCCGTTGCACTCGGACATGCCGTGCCCGCGCGCGTCCCAGGTGATGCACCGGTAGTCACCGGACAGTTCGGCCACCACGAGGTCCCACACCGTGTGGTCGAGGAACGCGCCGTGGGAGAAGATCAGCGTCTCGGGTCCGTCACCGGTGACCTCGTAGTAGAGCTTGTTGCCGTTCAGTTCCGCGATGGGCACGGGAATCCTCCGAGTGGTTCAGCGGCCCGAGAAGCTACCGGGACGGCGCTGCTGGAAAGCATCGATAGCCTCGATTAGATCCTGCGACGCCAGTGTGGTCTCCTCGTGGGCCAGGGCCAGGTCCACAACCTCGCCCGCGCGCTGCTGGGTGACCCGGTTCAGCGCCCGCTTGGTGCCCTGCACGGCCAGCGGCGGCAGCGCCGCAATCCGGGTGGCCAGCGCGCGGGCCGCGGGCAGCACGTCGTCGGCGGTCTCCACGAGGTCGGTGACCAATCCCATGGCGAACGCGGTCGACGCGTCGACCTGGTCCCCGGTGAGCAGGTGCCGCCGGGCCCGCAGCATGCCGACGGCCTGCGGCCACACCAGGCAGCCACCGTCTCCGGCCACCAGGCCCATGTGCACGTGCGGGTCGGACAGCGACGCCGTGCGGGCGGCGACCACGGCATCGGCGGTGAGCACCACGGTGGCGCCGAGCCCGATCGCGGCCCCGTGCAGCGCGATGACCAGCGGCTGGGGCAGCGAGATCAGCGCGTCGAGCAGGCGCCGTCCGTCGTCGACGATGCGCAGGCGGGTCCCCACGTCGGCCTGCGCGGCGCGCATGAGGTCGAAGTCCCCGCCCGCGGAGAACACCTTGCCGGTGGACGCCAACACCACCGCGCGGACCTTCTCGTCGGCCCGAATCGACTCCAACGCTGCGCTCAGCTCGATGTGCAGCACGTCGTCGAACCGGTTGAACAATTCCGGCCGGCTCAGCGTGATCTCGGCAACCGATCCGTCGACGCGCAGGGTCAACGCACGGTGCTCCACACTCGCCCCTTGGTTTTTGAGCTTGCCGGTCTCAGTAATCGGGAGACTATTCTTTCGTCCCGGGCAGCACAAGACGCAGGGCGACATCGGCGATGTGCGCGGAGTCGAACGGACCGTCGGGTCGGACCCAGCGAGCCACCCAGGTGGTCATGCCGGTGAGCAGCCGGGTGACCAGTCGCGGATCGTCGTCCGGCAGGTCGCCGCTGGCGATGGCGGCGGTGACCACGGCGATCCACAGACCTTCGTAGGCGCGCCGCCAGGTGGCCCACCTCTCCAGGTCCTCGGCGGGCAGCCCACCGCCGCCGAAGAACACCAGCAGGTACTTGCGCTGCCGGAACGCGGCGTCGATCTGCTCGCGCACCAGGCGTTCCAGCCGTTCCCGCGCGGACAGCGTCGGGTCCTCCACGATGGCCTGTGCGGCGGCGTAGAGCTCGGTGGTCATCCGCTCGAACAGGATGGCCAGCAGGTGCTCCTTGGACGGCACGGTCCGGTAGAGCGTGGCGCGGGAGACGCCCAGCCGCTTGGCCGTCTCCTCGATGGAGACGGCCTCGTAGCCGCCGTCCTCGAAGATTTCCTCGACCGCGTCGGCCACTTGCTCACGATTGATGTCGCGACGCGGCCGACCGCGACCCCGGGGCGCGCCGTTCTCCTCCATCGGGGCCAACCGTAACGGCGCGTCAGTCACGAGACGTCCAGGACGCGCTCGGCGGGTGGGCCGTACAGCAAGTCGATCTCCGCGGCGTACTTCGCGTCGATGGGCTTGCGGCGCACCTTCATGGTGGGGGTCAGTTCCTCGGTGCCGGGCAACCACACCCCCGGCACGACCAGGAAGCGGCGCACCCGCTCGGCCGCATTGAGGTTCTCGTTCGCTTCCTGGACAGCGGTGCGCAGCCGGTGCAGCACCTCCGGGTGCGCGGCATTGCGCGCCGGATCGGTGTCCCCGGTGATGCTCGCGGTCAGCTCGGGCTCCAGCACGATCAACGCGGTGATGTAGGCGCGGGCGTCGCCGATGCACACCGAGGTGGCGATCAGCGGCGTGGCCGCGGCCAACGTGTTCTCCACCAGTACCGGCGAGACGTTCTTGCCGGCGGAGGAGACCAGGATCTCCTTCTTGCGGTCGACGATGCGGTAGTACCCGGCCTCGTCGGTGACGAACACGTCGCCGGTGTGCAGCCAGCCCTCGGCGTCGATGGCCTCCGCGGTGAGCTCCGGCTTGCCGCGATAACCCTTCATCACCATGGGGCCCTTGAGCAGCAGCTCGCCGTCGGGCTCGATCCGCGCCTCGACGCCGGGCAGGGGCAGGCCGTTGGTGACCGGACGCGCCGCTCCGGCCGGGTTGCACAGGATGATCCCCGCGGTCTCGCTCTGCCCGTAGCACTCGCACAGGTCCACGCCGATGGCCGCGAAGAAGCGCAGGGTCTCCGGCGGCAACGGCGCGGCTCCGGTGAACAGCAGCTCGCCCGCATCCAGGCCGAGGGCGCGGCGCAGCTCGCGCAATACCGGGTCATGCGCCTGCCACGCCGCCCGGGTCGCCTCCTCGCCCGGGCGGTCCGCCAACCGGTCGTCATGCAGGCGCGAGCCGAGTTCGACGGCCTCCTCGAATTCGTCCTTGCGCGTGGAGTTGGAGATGAACTGCACCGCGACGCTCTGCAGGTGGTTCCAGATGCGCGGCACCGCCATGTACAGGGTTGGTTGGATCTCCGGCAGCAAGCCGGCGGCCGTCTTCGGCACCGGGTGGTACGTGATGGACGCGCCCATCACCAGCGGCATGTAGTAGGCGCACAGTCGGTCGCCCATGTGCGCGAACGGCAGATAGGACAGCGCCCGCCCACCTGCGGGCAACCGACCCAGCGAGTGCAGCCCACGGATCTGCTCGAGGATGTTGAAGTGAGTGAGCTCCGCGCCCTTGGGGACGCCGGTGGTGCCCGAGGTGTAGACCACGGTCAGCACATCGTCGGGGGCGAGATCGGGTCGCGCGCCGGGAGCGAGCGGAGGCGCGAGCGACAGCAAGGTTGGCCAATCGGGCTCCGCGCCGGAGAAGTTGATGACAACGAGCACCGGCCTGCGGGCGCTCTGCGCAATTGCCGCCCTTGCCTTGTCGGCAAATGCCGCTTCGGTGACCAACACATCGGCGCCCGAATCATCGAGCAGGTAGGTCAATTGGCTCGCGGCGGAGCTGTTGTATACCGACACCGGCACCGCGCCCAGGTGCAGCGTGGCCAGGTCCACCACCGGCGCCTCGTAACGGTTGCTGAGCATCATCGCCGTGGTGCCGCCGACCCCG comes from Sporichthyaceae bacterium and encodes:
- a CDS encoding HNH endonuclease yields the protein TDHTIRREHGGLTVRANLGDFCTHHHQLKDAPGWKVYQDPDGNFTFTTPSRRVYRTRPPGTDGEVKPVETIEIPTPSSRRKAPPPNDDDPPPF
- a CDS encoding acyl-CoA dehydrogenase family protein → MIVRTVYDADHEALRDSVRRFLAEQAVPHRQRWDGAGIDPEFWTAVHKYGFLGLSAEDPRFAAVVLEEAMAAGLPAVALMLAGHESFAPLTGRAVSGLLAVVDAGSMRAEQSDDRWVLTGAADSVINGNSAGLLLVVATDGASDMVFAVDPAAAGVHRSPADALLGLDAADVADLRFDATPGDLIDADLAAGRAGHHLLLAVAAMAGARTALAMTVEYVKQRKAFGRPIAEFENTQHVLAGVGAQVTAVGAFVDNCLAEGASLRPAEAAAAKCCAADVLALAVDAGVQLHGGYGYMWEYPIARAYAAARFFRLHGDAGEHLNSTLANAIGL
- a CDS encoding crotonase/enoyl-CoA hydratase family protein → MSDLVLFETFDGVAVLTLNRPERRNAIDLPTAEALSAALSELDERDDLVVGVITGNGPVFSAGMDLKVIAAGGPRPIVPGRGAFGIVEQPPAKPLIAAVEGAALAGGFEIALACDLIVAADNASFGLPEVKRGLAAAAGGAVRLPQRIPYMHAMRMILTGEPISAQRAFELGLVVELTLPGGALAAARALATTIAANAPLAVRTSKQVVNLVQGASLDEAFERQRPLMQRIRESADAREGAVAFAEKREPKWTGR
- a CDS encoding SDR family NAD(P)-dependent oxidoreductase; this translates as MDIAGNSALVTGGASGLGLASARALAKAGAKVTILDLPTSAGAEVAAELGGTFVAADVTDTAQVEAAMDAAEAAGTLRAVVHCAGKGGPVRVVEKDGSPGSLEKYTDTVTVNLIGSFNVLRLAAARMARTESVDGERGIVILTASVAAYEGQIGQIPYASSKAGIVGMTIVAARDLASKQIRVCTIAPGLFDTPLLARLPEPVKESLGKSVPHPSRLGTPDEYAKLALAIIDNPMLNGETIRLDGAIRMAPR
- a CDS encoding thiolase family protein, producing the protein MRDAVIVDAVRSPMAKGKAPGDGKPGGAMSGVHAVELLAQTLRGLIDRNPALNPAEVEDVLIGCVSQVSEQAGCIGRWAWLGAGLPEHVPSATVDRRCGSSQQAADFSAAGVIAGVYDVVIAGGVESMSRIPMGSARQGADVYGPSATARYAPGMVPQGISAEIVAARWKLDRETLDAYAARSHQRAAATAASGGFTNEIVPITTPDGVFAADESIRPQTTAEGLAGLRPAFENPDMSARFPQINWSITAGNSSQITDGATAMLIMSAERAAALGLRPRARFHAFAVASDDPITMLSGPIPATEKALKRSGLSIDQIDHYEVNEAFASVPLAWASHFDADPAKLNPRGGAIALGHPLGASGARLMATMLNHLEATGGRYGLQTMCEAGGMANATIIERL
- a CDS encoding acyl-CoA dehydrogenase family protein — protein: MRRTVLDERHEAFRKEVRAFLTDEVVPEYADWEQAGAPPRNFWPRAAAVGILGIGVPTEYGGTPGTTYLHSAVFAEEAQALGLALGGVRVLVDICMPYYLCYGTAEQKQRWVTRLTAGDAVAAIAMSEPATGSDLKGMVTSARREGDRYIVNGAKTFISNGTHADLVLVAVRTDRDAGRDGISLLVIEEGMPGFSHGSKLHKIGQQAQDLAELFFDDVEVPVANLLGEENRGFAYLTANLAQERLSIGVNSQAAAVAALAAAVELVGAGPRPGQHVKFELAACATDVAAGQAIVDQALAAHEVGELSPADAAMVKLFCTELQGRIVDRCVQLLGPKGVQRSSRLGRAYADARVSRIYGGSSEIMKVIVSQGLGL
- a CDS encoding alpha/beta hydrolase, with product MPIAELNGNKLYYEVTGDGPETLIFSHGAFLDHTVWDLVVAELSGDYRCITWDARGHGMSECNGPFDYWDAANDALGLLDVVGADEAVFVGMSQGGWLSQRAALSTPEKVRGLVLQGTSVSLLTEEEQAGYAQLGEAWVTAGPVGDIANAVLGIQFAGSDYDGSYYIQRWQSKPPSAWAQVWQTILNRDDISDQVKKFACPVAVVHGSEDAAFSVDIARATGYMVPYSLGVTVIVGGPHAAALTHPLEVCAAIRTFMQGLSG
- a CDS encoding enoyl-CoA hydratase/isomerase family protein, whose translation is MEHRALTLRVDGSVAEITLSRPELFNRFDDVLHIELSAALESIRADEKVRAVVLASTGKVFSAGGDFDLMRAAQADVGTRLRIVDDGRRLLDALISLPQPLVIALHGAAIGLGATVVLTADAVVAARTASLSDPHVHMGLVAGDGGCLVWPQAVGMLRARRHLLTGDQVDASTAFAMGLVTDLVETADDVLPAARALATRIAALPPLAVQGTKRALNRVTQQRAGEVVDLALAHEETTLASQDLIEAIDAFQQRRPGSFSGR
- a CDS encoding TetR/AcrR family transcriptional regulator; the protein is MTDAPLRLAPMEENGAPRGRGRPRRDINREQVADAVEEIFEDGGYEAVSIEETAKRLGVSRATLYRTVPSKEHLLAILFERMTTELYAAAQAIVEDPTLSARERLERLVREQIDAAFRQRKYLLVFFGGGGLPAEDLERWATWRRAYEGLWIAVVTAAIASGDLPDDDPRLVTRLLTGMTTWVARWVRPDGPFDSAHIADVALRLVLPGTKE
- a CDS encoding long-chain fatty acid--CoA ligase — encoded protein: MTGSALAAGNLCEAFAHTVAERPDQIAMRSSAGTVSLTWSQVDAEVRAAAAGLGALGVGVGGTTAMMLSNRYEAPVVDLATLHLGAVPVSVYNSSAASQLTYLLDDSGADVLVTEAAFADKARAAIAQSARRPVLVVINFSGAEPDWPTLLSLAPPLAPGARPDLAPDDVLTVVYTSGTTGVPKGAELTHFNILEQIRGLHSLGRLPAGGRALSYLPFAHMGDRLCAYYMPLVMGASITYHPVPKTAAGLLPEIQPTLYMAVPRIWNHLQSVAVQFISNSTRKDEFEEAVELGSRLHDDRLADRPGEEATRAAWQAHDPVLRELRRALGLDAGELLFTGAAPLPPETLRFFAAIGVDLCECYGQSETAGIILCNPAGAARPVTNGLPLPGVEARIEPDGELLLKGPMVMKGYRGKPELTAEAIDAEGWLHTGDVFVTDEAGYYRIVDRKKEILVSSAGKNVSPVLVENTLAAATPLIATSVCIGDARAYITALIVLEPELTASITGDTDPARNAAHPEVLHRLRTAVQEANENLNAAERVRRFLVVPGVWLPGTEELTPTMKVRRKPIDAKYAAEIDLLYGPPAERVLDVS